The proteins below are encoded in one region of Rhodopirellula halodulae:
- a CDS encoding sulfatase family protein → MKNVIFSLAIASIPLALMGSASDAYANERPNIILLLADDLGYGDLTCFGSPAVKTPHLDRLASEGMKFKRFYAGSAVCSPTRASVLTGRYPLRFGITKHFNDVNRWLPESATTVAELLKNAGYNTAHVGKWHLGGLHVDENGKRLTDQPGPRQHGFDCYQTQIEQQPLRGRMGRGRTLFRQGGTVLLRNDMRVGDDDSYYPKHFTDANGDFAVEMIERFSAEEKPFFINVWWLVPHKPYEPAPEPHWSGTATDGISDDQHRFRSMVQHMDAKVGEILKKLDELEIADNTFVLFTSDNGAAYEGFIHDLKGGKTDLHDGGIRVPMVVRWPAAIPAGQTSEAFGHTNDLLPTFCDAAGVELPSELPIDGLSLLPHLKGKAPPSDEARGTVFWQLDLYRNLQRHYPKPKPYATEVAMRGKWKLLALGGKPVELFDLEADPNEKRDVMADHPDLVASLSAQLTEWLSAPRTTK, encoded by the coding sequence ATGAAAAACGTCATCTTTTCTCTAGCCATTGCCAGCATCCCTCTTGCCTTGATGGGAAGCGCGAGCGATGCGTATGCAAACGAGCGTCCCAACATCATTCTGCTGCTTGCCGACGATCTCGGCTACGGTGACCTGACCTGCTTTGGAAGTCCCGCGGTCAAGACACCCCATCTCGATCGTCTCGCCAGTGAGGGGATGAAGTTCAAGCGGTTCTACGCCGGTTCGGCTGTGTGCTCACCCACGCGAGCATCTGTGCTGACTGGTCGGTATCCCTTGCGATTCGGCATCACGAAACACTTCAATGACGTCAATCGATGGCTACCGGAATCGGCGACGACCGTTGCCGAGCTGTTGAAGAATGCTGGGTACAACACCGCGCATGTTGGCAAGTGGCATTTGGGTGGACTGCATGTCGACGAAAACGGAAAGCGGCTCACGGATCAGCCAGGCCCGCGGCAGCACGGGTTTGACTGTTATCAAACGCAGATTGAGCAGCAGCCTCTTCGCGGCCGAATGGGCCGAGGGCGAACGCTGTTCCGACAGGGTGGAACAGTCCTTCTTCGGAATGACATGCGGGTCGGCGACGACGATTCGTACTATCCCAAGCACTTCACTGATGCAAATGGCGACTTTGCGGTTGAGATGATCGAACGGTTTTCCGCCGAGGAAAAGCCTTTCTTTATCAATGTGTGGTGGCTCGTCCCTCACAAACCCTATGAGCCCGCTCCAGAGCCGCATTGGTCCGGCACCGCCACAGACGGTATCAGTGATGATCAGCATCGCTTCCGGTCGATGGTGCAGCACATGGATGCCAAAGTTGGCGAGATCCTCAAAAAGCTTGACGAACTCGAAATCGCAGACAACACATTCGTCCTATTCACAAGCGACAACGGAGCGGCCTACGAAGGTTTTATCCACGATTTGAAAGGCGGTAAGACCGATCTGCATGACGGTGGAATACGCGTTCCGATGGTCGTGCGTTGGCCAGCTGCGATTCCGGCTGGTCAAACATCGGAGGCGTTCGGCCACACGAACGATCTGCTGCCTACATTCTGCGATGCAGCCGGAGTTGAATTGCCGAGTGAACTGCCTATCGATGGGCTGAGCCTGTTGCCGCATTTAAAGGGTAAAGCCCCGCCGAGCGACGAAGCGAGGGGGACCGTGTTCTGGCAACTCGACCTGTACAGGAATTTGCAACGCCACTATCCGAAACCTAAGCCGTACGCGACCGAAGTCGCCATGCGCGGGAAGTGGAAGTTGCTTGCGCTCGGTGGAAAGCCCGTGGAACTGTTTGATTTGGAAGCGGACCCGAACGAGAAGCGAGACGTCATGGCCGACCATCCTGATTTGGTTGCTTCATTGAGTGCTCAGCTGACCGAATGGCTGAGCGCGCCACGGACGACCAAATGA
- a CDS encoding sulfatase family protein, with translation MIRWFIMGLLAKSTTLIVLGLLAKSTTCSAAEQPNFVIIFTDDQGYQDVGCFGSPDIRTPRLDSMAAEGMKFTSFYAQPICGPSRAALMTGCYPMRVAERGHTKQVHPILHEDEITIAEVLKTKGYATACFGKWDLAKHSQSDFFMDLFPTRQGFDYFYGTPTSNDRIANLYRNEKLIEPATNLATLTQRYTDEAIAFIKKNQDQPFFVYIPHSMPHTRLDASPEFKGKSSRGLYGDVIEEIDFNVGRILDTLNELNLAENTYVLVTSDNGPWLIKNKNHADGHLPRDHGGSAGPLRSGKVSSFEGGVRVPAILWAPGNVPAGTVCDSIATTMDVMPTFAALAGADVPSDRVIDGEDIRHLFRGEFDKADPEKAYFYYLRVHLQAVRQGKWKLHLPREKEPIGVAPFSRNTHIAPEDRIGFDEPFLVDLENDLGETVNVAARNPEVVERLLGLVESMREDLGDYDRVGNNMRFFDPLEVRPTKPPVPAPRARRR, from the coding sequence ATGATTAGGTGGTTCATCATGGGGCTTCTGGCGAAGTCCACTACGTTGATTGTTTTGGGACTTCTGGCGAAGTCCACTACGTGTTCTGCTGCTGAGCAACCCAACTTTGTCATCATCTTCACCGATGATCAGGGCTATCAGGATGTTGGCTGCTTCGGTTCACCCGACATTCGAACTCCACGGTTAGACTCGATGGCCGCTGAGGGAATGAAGTTCACCAGCTTCTACGCTCAGCCCATTTGCGGACCGTCCCGCGCCGCACTCATGACCGGTTGCTATCCGATGCGTGTTGCCGAGCGAGGCCACACAAAGCAAGTCCATCCGATTCTACACGAGGACGAGATCACCATCGCCGAAGTGTTGAAGACGAAGGGGTACGCGACCGCCTGCTTTGGCAAGTGGGATTTGGCGAAACATTCTCAGTCGGATTTCTTTATGGATCTTTTCCCGACCCGCCAGGGATTTGATTACTTCTACGGAACACCCACCAGCAACGACCGCATTGCGAATCTTTACCGCAACGAAAAGTTGATCGAACCAGCGACGAACCTGGCAACGTTGACTCAGCGTTACACCGATGAAGCCATCGCGTTTATCAAAAAAAATCAAGACCAGCCGTTCTTTGTTTACATTCCTCATTCCATGCCGCATACGCGGTTGGATGCATCGCCAGAATTCAAAGGGAAAAGCTCTCGCGGTTTGTACGGAGACGTCATTGAAGAGATCGATTTCAATGTCGGCAGGATCCTGGACACGCTCAACGAGCTGAATCTCGCTGAGAATACCTATGTTCTTGTCACAAGCGACAACGGTCCCTGGCTAATCAAGAATAAAAACCATGCCGACGGACATCTGCCGCGTGATCATGGTGGGTCGGCCGGACCGCTTCGCAGCGGCAAAGTGTCGTCGTTTGAGGGCGGCGTGCGCGTCCCCGCGATTCTTTGGGCACCGGGGAACGTACCAGCGGGAACGGTTTGTGATTCGATCGCCACGACCATGGATGTCATGCCAACGTTTGCCGCTCTTGCCGGCGCGGATGTGCCATCCGATCGAGTGATCGACGGAGAAGACATTCGGCATCTCTTCCGCGGCGAATTCGACAAGGCGGATCCTGAAAAGGCGTACTTCTACTATCTGCGAGTCCATCTGCAGGCGGTTCGTCAGGGCAAGTGGAAACTTCATTTACCCAGGGAAAAAGAACCAATCGGAGTTGCACCATTTAGTCGCAATACCCACATCGCACCCGAGGATCGGATCGGTTTCGATGAACCCTTTCTGGTCGACCTGGAAAACGATCTCGGCGAAACAGTCAATGTTGCTGCGAGGAATCCTGAAGTGGTCGAACGACTGCTAGGGCTTGTCGAATCGATGCGTGAAGACCTCGGCGACTATGACCGGGTGGGAAACAACATGAGGTTCTTCGATCCGTTAGAGGTACGTCCGACGAAGCCGCCAGTCCCGGCTCCTCGTGCGCGACGGCGATAA
- a CDS encoding beta-propeller domain-containing protein has translation MVSSIALSFFAVGVIAQDTTHSFLACGKNTYIMKADGTKSWTYPAATRDGYVLGDGTIILTLSKSKRYKGGAVVQIDPDETETLLWKGTQSEVNSAQPTPDGNLVITEAGDRPRLIELGPDGKVLVEFPLACQTENHHMQTRMARKVEDGTYLVPHLLDFAVFQYDPNGNVLRKFDTTVSGDTQHKIHTWPFTAIRHGDNQTLVCCTHGNRVVDFDREGNVVWKLTNDDLPGEWLQDPCGAQVLPNGNIVITSYAAGRADPHAPKLFEVTRDKKVVWQYTDGQKVGIHHFQVLTTNGTKLREPAMK, from the coding sequence ATGGTCTCTTCGATCGCTTTGTCTTTCTTCGCAGTCGGTGTGATTGCTCAAGACACCACACACAGCTTTTTAGCATGTGGCAAGAACACTTACATTATGAAAGCGGATGGCACGAAGAGTTGGACGTATCCGGCGGCCACGCGAGACGGCTATGTCCTCGGGGACGGCACGATCATTCTGACGCTCAGTAAATCCAAACGGTACAAGGGTGGAGCTGTCGTCCAAATTGATCCGGACGAAACAGAAACACTGCTTTGGAAAGGCACGCAAAGCGAGGTCAACAGTGCTCAGCCGACCCCGGACGGCAACTTGGTCATCACGGAAGCGGGAGACCGACCACGTCTGATCGAGCTTGGTCCGGACGGGAAGGTCTTGGTTGAATTTCCATTGGCGTGTCAAACGGAGAATCATCACATGCAGACGCGCATGGCACGCAAGGTCGAAGATGGAACCTACCTTGTTCCGCATCTGCTTGATTTTGCTGTTTTTCAATATGACCCGAACGGCAATGTCTTGCGGAAGTTCGACACAACCGTCTCAGGTGATACTCAGCACAAGATTCATACTTGGCCGTTCACCGCGATCCGACATGGCGATAACCAGACGCTTGTCTGCTGCACTCACGGCAACCGAGTCGTTGATTTTGACCGCGAGGGAAATGTCGTTTGGAAGTTGACCAACGACGATTTGCCTGGTGAGTGGTTGCAAGATCCCTGTGGTGCTCAGGTGCTGCCCAATGGAAACATCGTCATCACCAGCTACGCCGCTGGACGTGCCGATCCTCACGCCCCGAAGCTGTTCGAGGTGACACGCGATAAGAAAGTAGTGTGGCAGTACACCGACGGCCAGAAAGTCGGGATTCACCACTTCCAGGTGCTCACGACCAACGGAACCAAGCTGCGAGAACCCGCCATGAAGTAG
- a CDS encoding arylsulfatase, giving the protein MPIQFLSRWLTFVALSLACFIGNARANEKPNIIYLMLDEWGYFESGHMGHPELLTPNIDQFAREGMRFTNAYAGAPVCGPTRCVLLTGLHSGHTSMRVNDGFSPIRADEPTLATMLRESDYVTGGFGKWGIGGRGTSGIPEEHGFDEFFGYYDQVHAHTFYPQYLIRNSQEVLLPGNPGESFYEGDTHAQLVIFEEAKKFIQRNRDKPFFCYLPWTPPHGIWGIDEDDPSWMLFKDKPWTAGQKTDRDARVYAAFLHLVDRQLGEILDLLREQEIDENTIVFLCGDNGGQDYFKTDERPHGFFAPNLNPKTGERFRAGKGSLYEGGLRVPYLVRWPGRVKAGNVSDHLLCFQDVMPTLAELTDTTCPETDGVSFLPTLLDEKGQETHQTLYWEYGNQRAVRKDQWKAYRAAKADWELYDLSSDVEEKNNVADEHPGVLKQLVEYASEAHEPVRPGKVYDRSLTQKDRRQAPHHRRSNTGEDRGND; this is encoded by the coding sequence TTGCCAATCCAATTCCTCTCGCGATGGTTGACGTTCGTTGCCCTATCGCTGGCTTGTTTCATCGGAAATGCTCGTGCCAATGAAAAGCCAAACATCATCTACTTGATGTTGGACGAGTGGGGCTATTTCGAATCGGGGCATATGGGGCACCCGGAGCTGTTGACTCCAAACATTGATCAGTTTGCTCGTGAAGGCATGCGTTTCACCAACGCGTACGCGGGCGCCCCGGTGTGCGGACCGACACGTTGCGTGTTGTTGACTGGGTTGCACTCCGGGCACACGTCCATGCGAGTCAACGATGGCTTCTCACCCATCCGAGCCGACGAGCCAACGCTCGCGACCATGCTTCGGGAGTCGGACTATGTCACCGGTGGCTTTGGCAAATGGGGCATCGGAGGTCGCGGGACATCGGGGATCCCCGAAGAGCATGGCTTTGATGAGTTCTTTGGGTACTACGACCAAGTTCACGCTCACACGTTCTACCCACAGTATTTGATCCGCAACAGCCAAGAAGTTCTGCTCCCCGGCAATCCAGGTGAATCGTTCTATGAAGGTGACACCCATGCTCAATTGGTTATCTTCGAAGAAGCGAAGAAGTTCATTCAACGAAATCGTGACAAGCCGTTCTTCTGCTACCTGCCCTGGACACCGCCGCATGGGATTTGGGGGATCGACGAAGATGACCCGTCTTGGATGCTTTTTAAAGACAAGCCATGGACGGCGGGCCAGAAAACAGATCGCGATGCACGAGTGTATGCGGCGTTCCTGCATTTAGTGGATCGACAACTTGGCGAGATACTAGATCTGTTACGCGAGCAGGAGATCGACGAAAACACCATCGTCTTTTTGTGCGGCGACAATGGCGGACAAGACTACTTCAAAACAGACGAAAGGCCGCATGGATTCTTTGCTCCCAACCTGAATCCCAAGACGGGCGAACGTTTTCGTGCTGGCAAAGGTTCGCTCTATGAAGGCGGCCTGAGAGTGCCGTACTTGGTGCGGTGGCCAGGGCGTGTGAAAGCGGGCAACGTGTCCGATCATTTGTTGTGTTTTCAAGACGTCATGCCAACACTGGCTGAGCTAACCGACACCACCTGCCCAGAAACGGATGGCGTTTCGTTTCTTCCAACTCTGCTCGATGAGAAGGGGCAAGAAACTCATCAGACTCTCTACTGGGAATACGGTAACCAACGAGCCGTGCGGAAGGATCAGTGGAAGGCTTACCGAGCCGCCAAAGCGGATTGGGAGCTTTATGATCTGTCCAGCGACGTCGAAGAAAAGAACAACGTCGCCGACGAGCATCCTGGGGTTCTCAAACAACTGGTCGAGTACGCATCCGAGGCTCACGAGCCGGTCCGGCCGGGGAAAGTCTACGACCGTTCGTTGACACAGAAGGACAGGCGCCAGGCTCCGCACCATCGTCGATCAAACACCGGAGAGGACCGAGGAAATGATTGA
- a CDS encoding FAD-binding oxidoreductase: MSTAETQPQSGTTDWDSYGKHRGRVLHREQLAEHVNLYVVEKPEGFEFRPGQAVELSIDEVGYREKKRPFTITSLPNNPRLEFIIKSYPTAEFPEHEGVTEHLGREIEVNDRVIFGDPWGTIEYQGPGVFIAGGAGITPFVSILRQLERDGELEGNRLFFSNKQHQNVFLQGELFRILGHAVVCTLTQEQHRDYEQGRIDQQWLQKRVDDFSQPFYLCGPPAMVNELKETLSKLGAKTESMVFEE; encoded by the coding sequence ATGAGCACCGCAGAGACTCAACCACAAAGCGGCACGACAGATTGGGACAGTTACGGGAAACATCGAGGACGCGTGTTGCATCGCGAGCAATTGGCCGAGCACGTGAACCTTTACGTGGTTGAAAAACCGGAAGGGTTCGAGTTTCGGCCGGGGCAAGCTGTTGAGCTGTCCATCGACGAAGTCGGCTATCGCGAGAAGAAACGTCCCTTCACGATCACCAGCCTGCCCAACAACCCTCGGTTGGAATTCATCATCAAGTCGTACCCGACAGCGGAGTTTCCTGAACACGAAGGTGTCACGGAACATCTTGGTCGCGAAATCGAGGTGAATGACCGAGTGATCTTTGGTGATCCGTGGGGCACGATCGAGTATCAAGGCCCCGGTGTCTTCATCGCGGGCGGTGCTGGTATCACGCCTTTCGTTTCGATTCTCAGACAGCTTGAAAGAGATGGGGAACTGGAGGGGAATCGATTGTTTTTTTCCAACAAGCAACATCAGAACGTTTTCTTGCAAGGCGAGCTGTTTCGGATCTTGGGCCATGCCGTCGTTTGCACGTTGACGCAGGAACAGCACCGCGATTACGAACAGGGGCGAATCGATCAACAGTGGTTGCAGAAACGTGTGGACGATTTCTCGCAGCCGTTCTATCTCTGCGGTCCGCCCGCCATGGTGAATGAACTGAAAGAGACGTTGTCGAAACTCGGCGCCAAGACTGAGTCGATGGTGTTCGAAGAGTGA
- the katG gene encoding catalase/peroxidase HPI: MSTTESKCPFPHGGSSKPVDMENGGHDTTTKVTTRAATTGACPFRGTRIGGAIGSEPQLDHWWPNRLKVELLHRDPIQANPLRDLNYQQAFSEINYDQLKADIRQLLRTSVDWWPCDYGNYGPQMIRMAWHSAGTYRIADGRGGAGGGMQRFAPINSWWDNGNTDKSRRLLWPIKQKYGAKLSWADLMILTGNVALEDMGFRTFGFAGGRIDQWEPDSATYWGPEGWAGDDQVGHPDEMVTLDERWEGDPKQEHWDLENPVAATHQAIIYVNPEGPDGNGDPMDSAREIRESFARMAMNDEETVALIAGGHAFGKSHGMVNPAEIGAAPEAASMKEMGLGWNNPVGTGNAEYTMTNGIEGSWTSNPTQWDNEYLQNLFTYEWKKTESPAGALQWTPVEDDARTTPDAHIEGKQNPLMMMTSDIALKEDPIYRKICERFLEDFDYFADAFSRAWYKLTHRDMGPVDRYVGPEIPDELLPWQDPVPSLDHETVSSDDIAALKTKVLGSGLSVSQLVSAAWASASTYRDSDKRGGANGARVRLEPQINWEVNNPAQLKETLATLESIQQQFNESQTTDKKISIADLIVLAGCAGIEKAAQDAGIDVEVPFVPGRMDTTQEWTDEASFEWLKPVVDGFRNYRNDQVTYKVPPEHLFLDKAHLLKLTAPEWTALSGGLKVLNVNHDGSAHGVFTETPGRLTNDFFRVLTSMEVQWEPQSDDELLFDIKDRETGETKYTATRCDLVFGSNAQLRQVAEVYAADDGHERLVNDFVQAWHKVMMLDRFDVPEERAQAMSIC; encoded by the coding sequence ATGTCCACAACCGAATCAAAATGTCCATTCCCTCATGGTGGCTCGTCCAAACCCGTTGACATGGAAAACGGTGGACATGACACCACGACCAAGGTCACCACGCGAGCCGCAACCACGGGAGCCTGCCCGTTCCGCGGGACGCGCATCGGTGGCGCCATCGGATCGGAACCTCAACTGGATCACTGGTGGCCCAACCGATTGAAAGTCGAACTGCTGCACCGGGATCCCATCCAAGCCAACCCCCTTCGTGATTTGAACTACCAGCAGGCTTTCAGCGAGATCAATTACGACCAACTCAAAGCCGACATTCGCCAGCTTCTCCGAACGTCAGTCGATTGGTGGCCGTGCGACTATGGCAATTACGGACCACAAATGATCCGTATGGCGTGGCACTCCGCCGGAACGTATCGCATTGCCGATGGCCGCGGCGGTGCGGGCGGCGGGATGCAGCGGTTCGCTCCCATCAACTCCTGGTGGGACAACGGCAACACGGACAAATCACGTCGCTTGCTCTGGCCAATCAAACAAAAATACGGAGCCAAACTCAGTTGGGCGGACCTGATGATTCTGACCGGCAATGTCGCGCTCGAAGACATGGGCTTCCGGACATTTGGTTTTGCTGGCGGACGAATCGACCAGTGGGAACCCGACTCGGCAACCTACTGGGGTCCCGAAGGCTGGGCCGGCGACGACCAGGTTGGACATCCGGACGAGATGGTGACGCTCGACGAGCGTTGGGAAGGCGATCCCAAACAAGAGCACTGGGACCTTGAGAACCCCGTCGCGGCAACTCACCAAGCGATCATCTATGTCAATCCAGAAGGCCCCGATGGCAACGGCGATCCGATGGACAGCGCTCGCGAAATTCGTGAAAGCTTCGCACGGATGGCGATGAACGATGAAGAAACCGTGGCACTGATTGCGGGCGGTCACGCCTTCGGCAAGTCGCACGGAATGGTCAATCCGGCCGAGATCGGTGCCGCACCGGAAGCCGCTTCCATGAAAGAGATGGGACTTGGTTGGAATAACCCGGTTGGTACCGGCAACGCCGAGTACACAATGACCAATGGCATCGAAGGGTCTTGGACATCCAACCCAACTCAGTGGGACAACGAGTACCTGCAAAACCTCTTCACCTACGAATGGAAGAAGACGGAAAGCCCCGCCGGTGCTTTGCAGTGGACTCCGGTGGAAGACGACGCACGCACGACGCCGGATGCCCACATCGAAGGCAAGCAGAATCCGTTGATGATGATGACGTCCGACATTGCACTGAAAGAAGATCCCATCTATCGCAAGATCTGCGAACGCTTTCTAGAAGACTTCGATTACTTTGCAGATGCGTTTTCGCGAGCTTGGTACAAGCTGACTCACCGTGACATGGGACCGGTCGATCGATACGTCGGCCCGGAAATTCCCGACGAACTGTTGCCTTGGCAAGATCCAGTGCCGTCGCTGGATCACGAAACGGTTTCCTCGGACGATATCGCCGCTTTGAAAACCAAAGTGCTCGGCAGTGGTTTGTCCGTATCGCAATTGGTCTCGGCCGCGTGGGCCTCCGCATCCACCTACCGCGACAGCGACAAACGCGGCGGTGCTAACGGAGCCCGCGTACGGTTGGAGCCTCAGATCAACTGGGAAGTCAACAACCCCGCACAGCTTAAAGAAACGCTCGCGACACTCGAATCAATCCAACAACAATTCAACGAGTCACAAACCACCGACAAGAAGATTTCCATCGCGGATCTAATTGTATTGGCAGGTTGTGCGGGAATTGAAAAAGCGGCCCAGGACGCGGGCATCGACGTCGAAGTCCCATTCGTTCCCGGACGAATGGACACGACGCAGGAATGGACGGACGAAGCGAGCTTTGAGTGGTTGAAGCCCGTCGTGGATGGTTTCCGCAACTATCGAAACGACCAAGTGACCTACAAAGTCCCGCCGGAGCATTTGTTCTTGGACAAGGCTCACTTGCTGAAGCTAACCGCGCCCGAATGGACGGCGCTGTCCGGCGGGCTGAAGGTGCTGAACGTCAACCATGACGGCTCCGCACACGGTGTGTTCACCGAAACACCAGGCCGCCTTACCAACGACTTCTTCCGAGTCCTAACATCCATGGAAGTTCAGTGGGAACCGCAGAGCGATGACGAACTGTTGTTCGACATCAAAGATCGCGAAACCGGCGAGACCAAATACACAGCCACACGATGCGACTTGGTGTTCGGCAGCAACGCTCAACTCCGCCAAGTCGCCGAGGTCTACGCCGCCGACGATGGCCACGAACGTTTGGTCAACGACTTCGTCCAAGCATGGCACAAAGTCATGATGCTCGACCGGTTCGATGTGCCCGAAGAGCGAGCTCAAGCAATGTCCATTTGCTAA
- a CDS encoding DUF4268 domain-containing protein: MELQAIRYAAMISTLTFDKVVEIYGRYLQRINETIDPRSSLLDFLGWESEDEDDFAQDVRIVLASAEFSKELTTAVMWLNGRGIDIRCVRMRPYKDGERLLLDVQQVIPLPEAAEYQVQVREKEQRGRQERAERYSIRYKFWQQLLRHASSRTQLHANISPGEYAWVGAGSGIRGLGFNYVIRKDDTTAELYIDRGAGQDGVNKQIFDWLQERKDAIEQQFGGSLSWQRLNEKRSCRIASNMASGGYRSDETAWPAIQEQMVDHMIKLEAALRPHLEACKLELAVIAST; this comes from the coding sequence ATGGAACTGCAGGCCATTCGGTATGCCGCCATGATTTCGACGTTGACCTTTGACAAGGTAGTGGAGATCTACGGTCGTTACCTCCAACGGATCAACGAAACAATTGATCCAAGGTCGAGCCTTCTGGATTTCTTAGGGTGGGAGTCAGAGGACGAGGATGACTTTGCCCAGGATGTGCGCATCGTGCTCGCGTCCGCTGAGTTCTCAAAAGAGCTTACGACGGCGGTTATGTGGCTCAACGGTCGCGGAATTGACATCCGCTGCGTTCGTATGCGGCCATACAAAGATGGTGAACGACTGCTCCTTGACGTCCAGCAGGTGATTCCGCTTCCAGAAGCGGCGGAATATCAGGTCCAGGTTCGAGAGAAGGAGCAACGAGGCAGGCAAGAGCGAGCTGAGCGATACAGCATTCGGTACAAGTTCTGGCAACAACTTCTCCGACATGCATCAAGTCGCACTCAACTGCATGCCAACATCTCGCCGGGAGAGTACGCATGGGTGGGCGCTGGCTCTGGGATTCGGGGATTGGGCTTCAACTATGTGATCCGTAAAGATGACACCACGGCAGAACTCTACATCGATCGCGGCGCCGGCCAGGACGGAGTGAATAAGCAGATTTTTGATTGGCTTCAAGAACGAAAGGACGCTATCGAGCAACAGTTTGGCGGTTCCCTTTCATGGCAAAGACTCAATGAGAAACGCAGTTGTCGAATTGCATCAAACATGGCGAGCGGTGGCTATCGCAGCGACGAAACGGCTTGGCCAGCGATTCAAGAACAAATGGTCGATCATATGATCAAGCTGGAAGCCGCGCTTCGACCACACTTAGAAGCGTGTAAGCTTGAGTTGGCCGTCATAGCGTCTACCTAG
- a CDS encoding HTH domain-containing protein — MARESIADVVVTVLEANKAPMTAKEIYDSINSKQLYEFKAKDPFAILRAQLNKHCVENQSKAASPRKLFTKSGDRYGLC, encoded by the coding sequence ATGGCGCGAGAATCAATTGCAGACGTAGTGGTGACGGTGCTCGAAGCGAATAAAGCTCCTATGACGGCGAAGGAAATCTACGATTCGATCAATTCCAAGCAGCTTTACGAGTTCAAAGCCAAAGACCCCTTCGCCATTTTGCGTGCGCAACTGAACAAGCATTGCGTCGAGAATCAGTCAAAGGCCGCATCGCCTCGAAAGCTGTTTACGAAATCCGGCGACAGATACGGCCTCTGCTAG
- the dndE gene encoding DNA sulfur modification protein DndE, giving the protein MFVKQIRLSSQARDQLIRLKTRTGIQNWNVLCRWALCVSLKEPTPPTPVEIPADSNVEMTWETFGGDNYELYAALVRERCVQDGLDPDDEVAAAQFRLHLHRGISYLATPNKIKNIGDLVALTCEAKS; this is encoded by the coding sequence ATGTTTGTAAAACAGATACGACTCTCTTCTCAGGCACGCGACCAGCTGATCAGGCTGAAGACTCGAACTGGCATTCAGAACTGGAACGTTCTTTGCCGATGGGCGTTGTGCGTTTCGCTCAAGGAGCCAACGCCTCCAACTCCTGTCGAGATCCCGGCCGACAGCAACGTCGAGATGACCTGGGAGACGTTTGGTGGCGACAACTACGAGTTGTACGCGGCTTTGGTGCGAGAACGCTGCGTGCAAGATGGACTGGATCCTGACGACGAGGTTGCTGCAGCGCAGTTTCGCTTGCACCTTCACCGCGGGATCAGTTACTTGGCGACTCCAAACAAGATTAAGAATATTGGCGACCTTGTCGCATTAACCTGTGAGGCAAAATCCTGA